In a single window of the Arachis hypogaea cultivar Tifrunner chromosome 6, arahy.Tifrunner.gnm2.J5K5, whole genome shotgun sequence genome:
- the LOC112695509 gene encoding uncharacterized GPI-anchored protein At5g19250 codes for MASIKLGLLFLLPNLLLLYTPAHSSDKEEESVLKGINSFRQTQNLPTLNKVKKANCLADEIAEEIEDEPCENVNQFYPSTRTGAASSANIPNLQKHVDKCDIDINTTTDGVILPVCVSKLEPTVVLSNYTHSDRYARFLNNSRFTGVGLGSEDDWMVLVLTTNTSSGTFSASHAAAATSGIIKHAVSMDFMFFALLFLLLL; via the exons ATGGCCTCAATCAAACTTGGTCTACTGTTCCTTCTTCCAAATCTTCTACTCCTTTATACTCCTGCACACTCTAGCG ATAAGGAGGAGGAGAGTGTTCTGAAGGGAATCAATAGCTTCAGGCAAACTCAGAATCTTCCAACACTGAACAAAGTTAAAAAGGCAAATTGTTTAGCTGATGAGATCGCTGAAGAAATAGAGGACGAGCCATGCGAGAACGTGAACCAGTTCTACCCGTCAACAAGAACTGGTGCTGCCTCCAGCGCAAACATTCCAAACCTTCAAAAACACGTAGACAAATGTGACATTGACATTAACACCACCACAGACGGTGTGATTCTACCAGTTTGTGTGTCCAAATTGGAACCCACCGTTGTGCTCTCTAATTACACGCATTCTGATCGCTATGCACGGTTTCTCAACAATTCCAGGTTCACTGGGGTTGGTCTTGGTTCTGAGGATGATTGGATGGTTCTTGTTCTCACCACCAACACTTCCTCTGGCACCTTCTCTGCTTCTCATGCTGCTGCAGCAACTTCTGGCATCATTAAGCATGCCGTTTCCATGGACTTTATGTTCTTCGCTTTGCTTTTTCTTCTCTTGTTGTAG